Proteins encoded in a region of the Methanobrevibacter millerae genome:
- a CDS encoding DUF11 domain-containing protein: MNKKILYGLILLITLSLSLGVVSASDNFANETIGVSLETPANDIQLEASGFNHASEIQGIENTNSNSSNSNLLGVSNEDVLGKTITPSGTTFKDIRDAIGNSTDGDIIDLGGLTYTGLSNKNLDSQGKNITIQNGIIDGSMLNNTDQVDYSKITLKNMHFKNFNYYMPGQTPRIFAFSNSILENVKFSNCTQYNFKGFFASFNLVNATNMSFDGITSGTCVADIKRSTFINVNFTNSRVTNDTKEHDIGQFTVMGDSTLIDCNFINTTSQQHAGAICMGKGMNIVKNTNFINCTAWVGGAIYAHGDFSENKKFLIENCTFINCSAEEEGGALGLSHNNMEVKDCKFINNTATKGAGIMIGGIYYPDAIDGDNTHGHNITIDNCYFENNIASLEGGAVHISGDNNTVTNSQFYYNEAPEGGAVHITGDNATVIDSVFDDNLALDGKGAAVYVEGNYSSIDNSTFTNHESERGTVYIIGNYFNCTDSEFINNTATRGGAGLYMDGDYSYVNNNLFNNNNATVHGGAIHTHGSYIQILNSDFISNHAIPNPADIDQGLGGAIYIRGDNNRIAFSHFNLNTARNGSAVYNRGNNLSFEDDDFEENQAWSYLLPTTANPELSYYSETNTVKVEIIYIGGDNIINAIHNDGSPKNVFFYNVTYDHSTGKKTTTADEIHPRDGVENSEDGKWLYQDSREDLQTVNVDIVNKETGEVVYKNHDSNLLGYSVYGDTGSKTGLYGNITVYLTGLNPGNYTVNALHPEDLLYKEISNSTKFEIIPLADLAIVKEVSNKTPNFGDIITWTLKVTNNGPNDATGVYVTDSLPAGLIYLDSDGNYDVNTHTWTIGDLAVGSTVVLNIRTIVNISNTTILNVAVVDSSTYDPNKTNNEANNTTKANPSADLSVVKLVSDKIIINGDTITWTIIVTNNGPDTAVNAKAYDVLPKDLIFVESDGNYDANTHIWTIGDLTKGASATLKIKTIVNTTNTKIVNNVHVNSSTPESNESNNNASNDTEVLVPGLNVKKITLDKLVTVGNQVKFEIVVTNTGKTTLNNVFVEESSYDGLTFDHAQHQDHWVQSIVNGKNRWTLNTSLVPEEVAGLIVVFNTTNVGNFTNVVVSGSDETENKTTNNTTKVVEGKLDVKKITINPVVLVGDQVTFEIIVKNIGEVTLSNVFVEESSYDGLTYDSFVKNGYWTNSVVNGKNRWTLNTNLAPNEAIGLFVVFNTTKTGNFTNVVVAGSDETENKTTNNTTKVVGGKFDVQKITLTPIVHVGNQTSFEIIVRNTGEVVLHDVVLEETSYDGLIYDSFVNTPLWTHSVANGKHIWTLNKALNVDEVATLIVNFNTIEVGNFTNIVTVNSNETGNKIANNTTTVYNQTTPDPQSNRTKEPNISIQKIALDKVVIIGNQAIFEIIVTNTGNVVLHDVTVTEDSFTGLIYDSWYDSTGLWQEDGRLKWIMKSPLYTGEIVSFYVVFNTTTTGRFTNVVSVDSNETNKKSANDTVEVIKPDFAVEKISINRSVLVGEQVMFEIVVHNLGQVDLTNVVVREDIFTGLVYDSFIDHSGLWAKNGDLSWNLTTPLRAGEYEEFFVVFNTTNAGNFVNVVVADSNEIPNKTDNDTVEVLNPSLDVQKITINRTVNVGEQVMFEIVVHNTGKVILNDVTVSENSFYGLTYDSFIDYYDVWTKNSDLSWTLNAPLYAGEYLSLFVVFNTTKAGTFTNVVSASSDKTKDKPAENTTTVTENPKTPMADLAIAKVIYSQEGNKIIWGIYVVNQGPDKAVNTRVTDVLPKTLKYVNSVVSKGTYDLNTGVWFIGDMENGEEATMIIETIALTTGLITNEANVTSDTFDPDMSNNYDNESVTVNDVPETPQQPKENVGPVHVTPATGNPLVMVLLALIALGTGALRRRK; encoded by the coding sequence ATGAACAAAAAGATTTTATATGGATTAATATTATTAATAACTTTATCATTAAGCTTAGGAGTTGTTTCTGCAAGTGATAACTTTGCAAATGAAACTATTGGCGTAAGTTTAGAAACTCCCGCTAATGATATTCAATTAGAGGCAAGTGGATTTAATCATGCTTCTGAAATTCAGGGAATTGAAAATACAAATTCAAATTCTTCAAATTCTAATCTATTGGGAGTTTCCAATGAGGATGTTTTAGGTAAAACTATAACTCCGAGTGGAACTACTTTCAAAGATATTCGTGATGCAATAGGTAATTCAACTGACGGAGACATTATTGATTTGGGCGGTCTTACTTACACTGGACTTTCAAATAAAAACCTTGATTCTCAGGGTAAAAATATCACAATACAAAATGGAATCATCGATGGATCAATGCTTAATAATACCGATCAGGTTGATTATTCGAAAATTACCCTTAAAAATATGCATTTTAAAAATTTTAATTATTATATGCCTGGTCAAACACCAAGAATATTTGCATTTTCAAATTCTATTTTAGAAAATGTGAAGTTTTCTAATTGTACTCAATATAATTTTAAAGGATTTTTTGCAAGTTTCAACTTGGTAAATGCTACAAACATGTCATTTGATGGCATTACTTCCGGAACTTGTGTTGCAGATATAAAAAGGTCTACTTTTATTAATGTTAACTTTACTAATTCAAGGGTTACAAATGATACAAAAGAACATGATATTGGACAGTTCACTGTAATGGGTGACAGTACTCTTATTGATTGTAATTTTATTAACACCACTTCCCAGCAGCATGCCGGTGCAATTTGTATGGGAAAAGGAATGAATATTGTAAAAAACACTAACTTTATTAACTGTACTGCATGGGTTGGTGGAGCAATTTATGCACATGGTGACTTTAGCGAAAATAAAAAATTTTTAATTGAAAATTGTACCTTTATTAACTGTTCAGCAGAAGAAGAGGGTGGTGCATTAGGTCTTTCTCACAATAACATGGAGGTTAAAGATTGTAAATTCATAAACAACACCGCTACCAAAGGTGCAGGTATTATGATTGGTGGTATTTACTATCCTGATGCCATTGATGGTGATAATACTCATGGACATAACATAACTATTGATAACTGTTATTTTGAAAACAATATTGCAAGTCTAGAAGGTGGGGCTGTGCACATCAGTGGAGATAACAACACTGTTACCAATTCACAATTCTATTACAATGAAGCTCCTGAAGGCGGTGCTGTACATATCACCGGTGACAATGCAACCGTTATTGATTCTGTCTTTGATGATAACTTAGCACTTGATGGAAAAGGTGCTGCTGTTTATGTAGAAGGAAATTATTCTTCTATAGATAACTCTACTTTCACCAATCACGAATCTGAAAGAGGAACTGTTTATATTATAGGAAACTACTTTAACTGTACTGACTCTGAGTTCATTAACAACACTGCAACCCGTGGTGGTGCTGGATTGTATATGGATGGAGACTATTCTTATGTAAATAATAACTTATTTAATAACAATAATGCTACTGTTCATGGTGGTGCAATTCATACTCACGGCAGCTATATTCAAATCTTGAATTCAGACTTTATTTCAAACCATGCGATTCCTAATCCTGCAGATATTGATCAAGGTTTAGGTGGAGCAATTTATATTAGGGGAGATAATAATAGGATTGCTTTTTCTCATTTCAATTTAAACACTGCTCGTAATGGTTCTGCTGTTTACAATAGGGGAAATAACTTGTCTTTTGAAGATGATGATTTTGAAGAAAATCAGGCATGGAGTTATTTATTACCTACTACCGCAAACCCTGAATTAAGCTATTACAGTGAAACTAACACTGTTAAAGTTGAAATTATTTACATTGGTGGAGATAACATTATCAATGCGATTCACAATGATGGTTCTCCGAAAAATGTGTTTTTTTATAATGTAACCTATGACCATTCCACAGGTAAAAAAACAACCACTGCTGATGAAATTCATCCTAGGGATGGAGTAGAAAACAGTGAAGACGGTAAATGGTTATATCAAGATTCTCGTGAAGATTTACAAACTGTAAATGTTGACATTGTTAACAAAGAGACTGGTGAAGTTGTATACAAAAATCATGACTCCAATTTGTTAGGCTATTCAGTCTATGGTGATACTGGTTCTAAAACTGGTCTTTATGGTAATATTACTGTCTATTTGACTGGTTTAAATCCGGGTAATTACACTGTAAATGCTCTACACCCAGAAGATTTATTATATAAAGAAATTTCTAATTCAACTAAATTCGAAATTATTCCTCTTGCTGATTTAGCAATTGTTAAAGAGGTTTCAAATAAGACTCCTAACTTTGGCGATATAATTACATGGACCCTTAAAGTTACAAACAATGGTCCTAACGATGCAACTGGTGTTTATGTAACTGATTCATTACCTGCTGGATTGATATATCTTGACAGTGACGGTAATTATGACGTGAATACTCATACTTGGACTATAGGTGATTTGGCTGTTGGCAGCACTGTTGTCTTAAATATCAGAACAATTGTAAATATTTCGAATACTACTATTTTGAATGTTGCTGTTGTTGATTCATCTACTTATGACCCTAATAAAACTAATAATGAGGCTAACAATACTACTAAAGCAAATCCTTCTGCTGATTTGAGTGTCGTTAAATTAGTTTCAGATAAAATTATTATTAATGGTGATACTATAACCTGGACTATTATAGTTACTAATAATGGTCCTGATACTGCAGTCAATGCAAAAGCATATGATGTATTGCCTAAAGACTTAATATTTGTAGAATCTGATGGTAATTATGATGCTAATACTCATATTTGGACTATAGGTGATTTAACAAAAGGAGCTTCTGCAACTTTAAAAATCAAAACAATAGTTAACACTACCAATACAAAGATTGTCAACAATGTTCATGTAAACAGTTCTACTCCAGAATCAAATGAATCAAACAACAATGCTTCTAATGATACTGAAGTACTTGTGCCTGGTTTAAATGTGAAAAAAATTACTTTGGATAAGTTAGTTACAGTCGGTAATCAGGTTAAATTTGAAATTGTTGTCACAAATACTGGTAAAACAACTTTAAATAATGTGTTTGTTGAAGAGTCTTCCTATGATGGTTTAACCTTTGATCATGCTCAACATCAAGATCATTGGGTTCAAAGTATTGTAAATGGTAAGAACAGATGGACTTTAAACACATCTTTAGTACCTGAAGAAGTTGCTGGTTTAATAGTTGTATTTAACACTACAAATGTCGGTAACTTTACTAATGTTGTTGTTTCTGGTTCTGATGAGACTGAAAACAAGACTACTAATAATACTACTAAAGTCGTAGAAGGTAAATTGGATGTTAAAAAGATTACTATTAACCCTGTTGTTTTAGTCGGTGACCAAGTCACTTTTGAAATCATTGTTAAAAATATTGGGGAAGTTACATTAAGCAATGTGTTTGTTGAAGAGTCATCCTATGATGGTTTAACATATGATTCATTTGTTAAAAATGGATATTGGACTAATTCTGTTGTAAATGGTAAAAACAGATGGACCTTAAATACTAACTTAGCTCCAAATGAAGCTATTGGATTATTTGTAGTATTTAACACTACTAAAACTGGTAACTTTACTAATGTTGTTGTTGCTGGTTCTGATGAGACTGAAAACAAGACTACTAATAATACTACTAAAGTTGTAGGCGGTAAATTTGATGTTCAAAAAATCACTTTAACTCCTATTGTGCATGTCGGAAACCAAACTTCATTTGAAATCATTGTTAGAAACACTGGTGAAGTTGTTTTGCATGATGTGGTTTTAGAAGAAACTTCATATGACGGTTTAATTTATGATTCATTTGTCAATACTCCTTTATGGACTCATTCAGTTGCAAACGGTAAACATATTTGGACTTTAAACAAAGCATTAAATGTTGATGAAGTCGCTACCTTAATTGTTAACTTTAATACTATTGAAGTTGGTAACTTTACCAATATCGTAACTGTAAATTCCAATGAAACTGGAAATAAAATTGCAAACAATACTACAACTGTTTACAATCAAACTACTCCGGATCCTCAATCCAATAGGACTAAAGAACCTAACATATCTATTCAAAAAATTGCTTTAGATAAAGTTGTAATTATTGGAAATCAGGCAATATTTGAAATTATTGTTACTAATACTGGAAATGTAGTATTGCATGATGTAACTGTTACTGAAGACTCATTCACTGGTTTAATTTATGATTCTTGGTATGATAGCACTGGGTTATGGCAAGAAGACGGAAGATTAAAATGGATTATGAAGTCTCCATTATACACTGGTGAAATTGTTTCATTCTACGTAGTATTCAACACTACCACTACTGGAAGATTCACTAATGTTGTCTCTGTTGATTCCAATGAAACCAACAAAAAATCTGCTAATGATACTGTTGAAGTAATTAAACCTGATTTCGCGGTTGAAAAAATTTCTATTAACAGATCAGTTTTAGTAGGCGAACAAGTAATGTTTGAAATCGTTGTTCATAATTTAGGACAAGTTGACTTAACTAATGTTGTTGTTCGTGAAGATATATTTACTGGTTTAGTCTATGATTCATTCATTGATCATTCAGGTTTATGGGCTAAAAACGGTGATTTGTCATGGAATTTAACTACTCCTTTACGTGCTGGTGAATATGAAGAATTCTTCGTAGTATTCAATACAACCAATGCAGGTAATTTTGTTAATGTTGTTGTTGCAGATTCAAATGAAATTCCAAACAAAACAGACAACGATACCGTTGAAGTATTGAATCCTTCTTTAGATGTTCAAAAAATTACTATTAACAGAACTGTTAATGTCGGCGAACAGGTAATGTTTGAAATCGTTGTCCACAATACTGGAAAGGTTATCTTAAATGATGTGACTGTCAGTGAAAATTCATTTTACGGCTTAACATATGACTCTTTCATTGACTATTATGATGTATGGACTAAAAACAGTGACTTGTCATGGACATTAAACGCTCCATTGTATGCTGGTGAGTATTTAAGCTTATTTGTAGTATTCAACACTACCAAAGCAGGTACATTCACTAATGTTGTTTCAGCTTCAAGTGACAAGACAAAAGATAAACCTGCCGAAAACACTACAACTGTAACAGAAAATCCTAAAACTCCAATGGCTGATTTAGCTATTGCTAAAGTAATCTATTCTCAAGAGGGCAATAAAATAATCTGGGGAATTTATGTCGTAAACCAAGGTCCGGATAAAGCAGTAAATACAAGAGTTACCGATGTATTGCCGAAAACATTAAAATATGTTAATTCAGTAGTATCAAAAGGAACTTATGACTTAAACACAGGAGTATGGTTTATTGGTGATATGGAAAACGGTGAAGAAGCAACAATGATAATTGAAACAATCGCTTTAACAACTGGTTTAATTACCAACGAAGCAAATGTAACCAGTGACACTTTCGATCCAGACATGAGCAACAACTATGACAATGAATCTGTAACAGTTAACGATGTACCTGAAACTCCTCAACAGCCTAAAGAAAATGTTGGGCCAGTTCATGTAACTCCAGCTACAGGTAATCCATTAGTTATGGTATTACTTGCATTGATTGCTTTGGGAACTGGTGCTTTGAGAAGAAGAAAATAA